From the Scatophagus argus isolate fScaArg1 chromosome 21, fScaArg1.pri, whole genome shotgun sequence genome, one window contains:
- the LOC124053216 gene encoding cytohesin-3-like, which produces MDEDNHVPEDLSLEERDELSNIRRRKRELLDDIERLKFEIAEVMTEIEQLTCVGESKTSQRNKQIAMGRKKFNMDPKKGIQFLLENDLLQHTPEDIAQFLYKGEGLNKTVIGDYLGERDDFNIKVLQAFVELHEFADLNLVQALRQFLWSFRLPGEAQKIDRMMEAFASRYCQCNPGVFQSTDTCYVLSFAIIMLNTSLHNPNVRDKPPVERFISMNRGINEGGDLPEELLRNLYDSIKNEPFKIPEDDGNDLTHTFFNPDREGWLLKLGGRVKTWKRRWFILTDNCLYYFEYTTDKEPRGIIPLENLSIREVDEPRKPNCFELYNPNHKGQVIKACKTEADGRVVEGNHVVYRISAPTPEEKEEWIKSIKASISRDPFYDMLATRKRRIASKK; this is translated from the exons TTCCTGAGGATCTGTCCCTGGAGGAGAGGGATGAGCTGTCAAACATTCGACGCAGGAAGCGAGAGCTGCTTGATGATATTGAG AGGTTGAAGTTTGAGATAGCTGAGGTCATGACGGAGATCGAGCAACTGACGTGTGTTGGAGAAAG TAAAACAtctcagagaaacaaacagatcGCCATGGGCAGGAAGAAATTCAATATGGATCCAAAGAAG GGAATCCAGTTCCTGCTGGAGAATGACCTCCTTCAGCACACTCCCGAAGACATCGCCCAGTTCCTCTATAAAGGCGAGGGCCTCAACAAGACCGTCATCGGAGACTACTTAGGCGAGCG gGATGACTTCAACATCAAGGTGCTGCAGGCATTTGTGGAGCTGCATGAATTTGCAGACCTCAACCTCGTCCAGGCACTACG GCAGTTCCTGTGGAGTTTCCGTTTGCCAGGTGAAGCCCAGAAGATCGACCGTATGATGGAGGCGTTTGCCTCGCGGTACTGCCAGTGCAACCCTGGAGTCTTCCAATCGACAG ATACCTGCTACGTGCTTTCATTTGCTATCATCATGCTGAACACCAGCCTACATAACCCTAACGTCAGAGACAAGCCGCCTGTGGAGCGATTTATCTCTATGAACAGAGGCATCAATGAAGGAGGAGATCTGCCAGAGGAGCTTCTCAGG AACCTTTACGACAGCATCAAAAATGAGCCCTTCAAAATCccagaggatgatgggaatgatctgacacacactttcttcAACCCTGACAGAGAAGGCTGGCTCTTGAAGCTTG GTGGCAGGGTGAAGACGTGGAAGAGACGGTGGTTCATTCTGACTGACAACTGCCTTTATTACTTTGAATACACAACA gatAAAGAGCCTCGTGGGATTATTCCCCTAGAGAACCTCAGTATCAGAGAGGTGGACGAGCCCAGGAAACCT AACTGCTTTGAGCTCTACAACCCCAACCACAAAGGTCAGGTGATCAAGGCCTGCAAGACAGAGGCGGACGGGCGGGTCGTGGAGGGCAACCATGTAGTGTACAGGATATCAGCCCCCACGccggaggagaaagaggagtggATCAAATCCATCAA AGCGAGCATCAGCAGGGATCCTTTCTACGACATGCTGGCCACCAGGAAGCGGAGGATAGCCAGTAAGAAATGA